A window of Streptomyces broussonetiae genomic DNA:
CGGACGCGTGGTCCCTCGTCGATTCGGGCCAGCTCCTGCTCGACCTGGGCCGCGTCCTTCTCCTCCGCCATGCCGATCGGCCCCTGCATCCGGCCGTTCAGGAACTGCCGTACGACGGGCTCGTCACTGGTCAGCAGCTCCTCGCGGGGCCCGAACAGCACCAGCTCGCGCCGGAACAGCAGCCCGATGTTGTCCGGGACCTGGCGGGCCGAGGCGATGTCGTGGGTGACGATCAGGAAGGTCGCGTCGATCTGTGCGTTGAGGTCGACGATGAGCTGGTTGAGGTAGGCCACGCGGACCGGGTCCAGGCCCGAGTCCGGCTCGTCGAACAGGATGATCTCCGGGTCGAGGACCAGGGCGCGGGCGAGCCCGGCCCGCTTGCGCATGCCACCGGAGATCTCGCCGGGCAGCTTCTCCTCGGCGCCGATCAGCCCGACCATGTCCATCTTCTCCAGCACGACGCGCCGGATCTCGCTCTCCGACTTGCGGGTGTGCTCGCGCAGCGGGAAGGCGATGTTGTCGTACAGGTTCATCGAGCCGAACAGCGCGCCGTCCTGGAACAGCACACCGAAAAGCTTTCGCACCTCGTACAGGTCGTGCTCACGGAGCCTGGTGATGTCCCGGCCCTGGATCGTGATGGAGCCGCGCTCCGGCTTCAGCAGCCCCACGAGCGTCTTGAGGAACACCGACTTGCCCGTCCCCGAGGGGCCGAGCATCACCGACACCTCCCCGGCGGGCAGCGTCAGCGAGACGTCCTGCCAGATGACCTGATGGCCGAAG
This region includes:
- a CDS encoding ABC transporter ATP-binding protein, which translates into the protein MGVEICVEGLTKSFGHQVIWQDVSLTLPAGEVSVMLGPSGTGKSVFLKTLVGLLKPERGSITIQGRDITRLREHDLYEVRKLFGVLFQDGALFGSMNLYDNIAFPLREHTRKSESEIRRVVLEKMDMVGLIGAEEKLPGEISGGMRKRAGLARALVLDPEIILFDEPDSGLDPVRVAYLNQLIVDLNAQIDATFLIVTHDIASARQVPDNIGLLFRRELVLFGPREELLTSDEPVVRQFLNGRMQGPIGMAEEKDAAQVEQELARIDEGPRVRDLTPRLLPGPGITRPPRWEAIARREAELRGTGVSSA